GCGTCTCCAGAGGCCAGACCTTCCCGCCGCCGAGGTTGTGCGTGTGCTCGACGGAGACTAGCCGCGTGCGGGGCGCGTGGGGATCGTCGGGCCGGATCGCGCCGAGAACGTCCTCCGCCCCGAAGACGCCCCGGTCGCCGTCGAGCGGGTGGATCATCACGCTGGAGAGCACCGCCGGTCCCGCGCCTTCGTAGTGTATCGGGTGCGACCAGCGGTCCATGATGATCTCGTCGCCCGGGCGGGTGTGGACCTTGTACGCGATCTGGTTCGCCATCGTGGCGGATACGACGAAGAGCGCGGCCTCCTTCCCCAGAAGCTGAGAGCACTCCGCCTGAAGCTCGTTCACGGTCGGGTCCTCCGCCCTCTGGGAGTCGCCGACGGGGGCCTCCGCGATCGCCTTTCGCATCTCGGGACTCGGCTCGGTAACGGTGTCGCTGACAAGGTCTATCATGGCTCTTCTCCGGCGCGTCGGGGGTGATATGCTGTCCGTCCGCAACCAGTATACCCGAAATCTCGCGCCTTGGGGAGGAATCGCTCAGGCCAAAATAGAAGCAGAAATCCGAGAGCGGGCGCTAATACAGGTTTCACAGAAGCTCTGTTGGGGGTATACCAACGTGGTACGACTGTCCAACCAGGTAGACATGATGCCGCGTCACCTCACTGCTACACGCAGAGATATCTTGAACACGTTAAAAAAGAGAGGCGAGTTGACGGCGACCGAACTCGCCGAGTGCCTCGGCATGACGTCCGTGGCCGTGCGTCACCAGTTGACCCACCTCCAGGCCGCCGATCTCGTCGAGCAGCACGTCACCAGGAGGCCGGTCGGCCGCCCCGTAGCAGTCTATGTCCTCTCCCCCGTCGCCGACGAACTCTTCCCCAAGCAGTACGAAGACCTCGCAACCTCCATCCTCAACCAGATCGCCGAGTTGGACGGCGAAGAACGGATCAGCCAGATATTCCACCTCAGGGCCGCCAAGCTTGAGGCCGAGTACCGCTCGAAGCTCGCCGGGAAGAACCTGGGGGAGAAGGTGGCGCGCCTCGCCGAGCTTCTGACCGAGGACGACGCGATGGCCGAGTGCGTCCCGGTCGGGGACGGATACGAGCTGCACATGTACAACTGCGTCCTGAGCCGGGTGGTGGACGTCTTCCCGCAGGTGTGCGCCGAGGAGATGGCGATGTTCGAGCGCATCCTCGACGCGGACGTCTCGCGCACCGAGCACGTCCCCTCGGGAGACAGGCGCTGCGTCTACCTGATCACCCCGCGGCCGATCCGAGACTGACCCCGACCCGATTCCCCTCACCCCGAACCGCTCAGAGACTTCACCAGCCACGGAATGCCCTTCCCGCCGTTCCACTCGTGCTCGCCGTGAAAGACCTGCGCGTCCATCCGCTTCGGCACGCCCCACGCCGCGTAGACCTCGCGCGCCTTCGCGACCGCCTGCCTGAAGCCCGCCGCCGGGAAGATCGGGTCCCTGTCTCCCTGCTCGAAGAAGGCGTATCTCGGGGCGATCATCCCGACCATGTCCGGCATCTCGTACCATCGGAGGATTCCCGGCA
This DNA window, taken from Armatimonadota bacterium, encodes the following:
- a CDS encoding ArsR family transcriptional regulator, producing MNTLKKRGELTATELAECLGMTSVAVRHQLTHLQAADLVEQHVTRRPVGRPVAVYVLSPVADELFPKQYEDLATSILNQIAELDGEERISQIFHLRAAKLEAEYRSKLAGKNLGEKVARLAELLTEDDAMAECVPVGDGYELHMYNCVLSRVVDVFPQVCAEEMAMFERILDADVSRTEHVPSGDRRCVYLITPRPIRD